The Azospirillum brasilense genome window below encodes:
- the dnaG gene encoding DNA primase has translation MAFPPQFLEELRTRLALSDVVGKRLRLIRAGREYKAPCPFHNEKSPSFYVNDQKGFFHCFGCGAHGDIIGFVMRHDNLAFPEAVEALAGEAGLPVPRATEEDKQRYERRKTLHDLVEQAARWFEQQLYAPAGRAGLEYFQRRGLDTDGMARFRLGFAPGDSGALRSQLLKQGFSEEDMVTAGLLKRPEDGRTPYSFFRNRVIFPVTDRRGRVVAFGGRILEGDGPKYVNTADTPLFHKGTLLYGLSRARQAAADGKPVIVAEGYMDVIALVRAGFEGAVAPLGTALTETQVQELWKLIPDAEKVPFLCFDGDNAGRRAAWRAVERILPHLAPGHSARVAFLPEGEDPDSLIRLHGPRAMQELLSEAIPLSEAVWRMETEGKPTGTPESKAAVKAALDARVGQIADRDVQSFYRTEMRRRVDEAFAPPPRQRNERGPWVPGGSWQGGGQGGGRFGQQTRRHTPGLPGLRTAPPPGHRRRNPGNLAAARERVLLAVIINHPELFDELGESLGMLPFPDRELEELRQAVIGLLAERRENDSGLDAASLCRHLSSAGYDTIVRSLLSESTYVHAGFARPDASSLDAKRGWWPTWHHLHHRQVMADLREAEAALARDNSEANFARVVALQQEVIRSGMGMTDDEDLDDA, from the coding sequence ATGGCCTTTCCGCCCCAATTCCTGGAGGAGCTTCGCACCCGTCTCGCTCTGTCGGACGTGGTGGGCAAACGCCTGCGCCTGATCCGCGCCGGCCGCGAGTACAAGGCGCCGTGCCCCTTCCACAACGAGAAGTCGCCCTCCTTCTACGTCAACGACCAGAAGGGCTTCTTCCATTGCTTCGGCTGCGGGGCGCACGGCGACATCATCGGCTTCGTCATGCGCCACGACAATCTCGCCTTCCCGGAGGCGGTGGAGGCGCTGGCCGGCGAGGCGGGGCTGCCGGTCCCCCGCGCCACCGAGGAGGACAAGCAGCGCTACGAGCGGCGCAAGACGCTGCACGATCTGGTGGAGCAGGCTGCCCGCTGGTTCGAGCAGCAGCTCTACGCCCCCGCGGGGCGCGCCGGGCTGGAGTATTTCCAGCGCCGCGGGCTGGACACCGACGGCATGGCGCGCTTCCGCCTGGGCTTCGCCCCCGGCGATTCCGGCGCGCTGCGCAGCCAGCTTCTGAAGCAGGGCTTCTCGGAAGAGGACATGGTGACCGCCGGCCTGCTCAAGCGGCCGGAGGACGGGCGCACGCCCTACAGCTTCTTCCGCAACCGGGTGATCTTCCCGGTGACCGACCGGCGCGGCCGGGTGGTCGCCTTCGGCGGGCGCATCCTGGAGGGTGACGGTCCGAAATACGTCAACACCGCCGACACGCCTCTGTTCCACAAGGGAACGCTGTTGTATGGGCTGTCGCGGGCGCGGCAGGCGGCGGCGGACGGCAAGCCGGTGATCGTCGCCGAAGGCTACATGGACGTCATCGCGCTGGTCCGCGCCGGCTTCGAGGGCGCGGTGGCCCCGCTCGGCACCGCCCTGACCGAGACGCAGGTCCAGGAGCTGTGGAAGCTGATCCCCGACGCGGAGAAAGTGCCATTCCTTTGCTTCGACGGCGACAACGCGGGACGGCGGGCGGCGTGGCGCGCGGTGGAGCGCATCCTGCCGCACCTTGCCCCTGGCCATTCCGCCCGCGTCGCCTTCCTGCCGGAGGGGGAGGACCCCGACAGCCTGATCCGCCTGCACGGTCCCCGCGCCATGCAGGAGCTGCTCAGCGAGGCCATTCCGCTGTCCGAGGCGGTCTGGCGCATGGAGACCGAGGGCAAGCCCACCGGCACCCCGGAGTCGAAGGCGGCGGTGAAAGCCGCCCTGGACGCGCGGGTCGGACAGATCGCGGACCGCGACGTGCAATCTTTCTACCGCACGGAGATGCGCCGCCGCGTCGACGAGGCCTTCGCCCCGCCGCCGCGCCAGCGCAACGAGCGCGGTCCCTGGGTTCCGGGGGGCTCCTGGCAAGGCGGGGGGCAGGGGGGCGGGCGTTTCGGCCAGCAAACGCGCCGGCACACGCCGGGCCTGCCGGGCCTGCGCACCGCGCCGCCGCCCGGCCACCGCCGCCGCAACCCCGGCAACCTCGCCGCTGCGCGGGAGCGCGTTCTGCTCGCCGTGATCATCAATCATCCCGAGTTGTTTGATGAGTTGGGCGAATCGCTGGGCATGCTGCCGTTTCCCGACCGGGAATTGGAGGAATTGCGCCAAGCGGTCATTGGATTGCTTGCCGAACGGCGGGAAAACGACTCGGGACTTGACGCCGCATCGCTTTGTCGCCACTTGTCTTCCGCCGGCTATGATACCATTGTCCGCTCTCTGCTCAGCGAGTCGACCTATGTCCATGCCGGCTTTGCACGCCCGGATGCGTCCTCCTTGGACGCGAAACGGGGGTGGTGG
- a CDS encoding GatB/YqeY domain-containing protein, translating to MLRTRLNEALKQAMLAKNQRAVSTVRLILAALKDRDIAARSRGVTDGIDEAEILSMLQTMIKQRGESIKLYEQGGRLELAEQEREEITIIEGFLPKQMSDEEVAAAVKTVVDEIGATCIKDMGKVMAELKARYAGQMDFAKVSGTVKQQLSAC from the coding sequence ATGCTGCGCACGCGCCTGAACGAGGCTTTGAAGCAGGCGATGCTCGCCAAGAACCAGCGCGCCGTCTCGACCGTGCGCCTGATCCTGGCCGCGCTGAAGGACCGGGACATCGCGGCGCGCTCGCGCGGTGTCACCGACGGCATCGACGAGGCTGAGATCCTTTCCATGCTGCAGACGATGATCAAGCAGCGCGGCGAGTCGATCAAGCTGTACGAGCAGGGCGGCCGCCTGGAGCTGGCCGAGCAGGAGCGCGAGGAGATCACCATCATCGAGGGCTTCCTGCCCAAGCAGATGTCGGACGAAGAGGTGGCCGCCGCCGTGAAGACGGTGGTGGACGAGATCGGCGCCACCTGCATCAAGGACATGGGAAAGGTCATGGCGGAGCTGAAGGCCCGCTACGCCGGTCAGATGGACTTCGCCAAGGTCAGCGGCACCGTGAAGCAGCAGCTCTCGGCCTGCTGA
- the carA gene encoding glutamine-hydrolyzing carbamoyl-phosphate synthase small subunit, whose translation MAQSTLPAGDAGAYTGVLVLADGTVFKGRGIGAVGDSVGEVCFNTSMTGYQEILTDPSYAGQIITFTFPHIGNTGANPEDIETVTPAARGLILRADVTDPSNWRATRHLDDWLKSYGLVGLAGVDTRRLTRRIRDLGAPNGVVAHAPDGKFDLDALVAKAKGWPGLEGMDLAKDVSCRQTYGWDEGAWTLGAGYATQESPRFHVVAIDFGAKRNILRCLAAAGCKVTVVPGTATVEDVMRHKPDGVFLSNGPGDPAATGEYAVPTIKGLLDTGLPMFGICLGHQMLSLALGAKTKKMPLGHRGANHPVKDLASGRVEITSQNHGFVVMEETLPADAEVTHVSLFDGTNEGIRLKNKPVFSVQYHPEASPGPQDSHYLFDRFVALMDGKQPA comes from the coding sequence ATGGCTCAATCGACTCTCCCGGCGGGCGATGCCGGCGCTTACACCGGTGTCCTGGTTCTGGCCGACGGCACCGTCTTCAAGGGCCGAGGCATCGGTGCGGTGGGGGATTCGGTGGGCGAGGTGTGCTTCAACACCTCGATGACCGGCTATCAGGAAATCCTGACCGACCCCAGCTACGCCGGGCAGATCATCACCTTCACCTTCCCGCACATCGGCAACACCGGCGCCAACCCGGAGGACATCGAGACGGTGACCCCCGCCGCGCGCGGCCTGATCCTGCGCGCCGACGTCACCGACCCGTCGAACTGGCGCGCCACCCGCCACCTCGACGACTGGCTGAAGAGCTACGGGCTGGTCGGTCTGGCCGGGGTGGACACCCGCCGCCTGACCCGCCGCATCCGCGATCTGGGCGCGCCGAACGGCGTCGTCGCCCACGCGCCGGACGGCAAGTTCGACCTCGACGCGCTGGTCGCCAAGGCCAAGGGCTGGCCGGGGCTGGAGGGCATGGACCTCGCCAAGGACGTCTCCTGCCGCCAGACCTACGGCTGGGATGAGGGCGCCTGGACGCTCGGTGCCGGCTACGCCACGCAGGAGAGCCCGCGTTTCCACGTCGTGGCGATCGATTTCGGCGCCAAGCGCAACATCCTGCGCTGCCTCGCCGCGGCCGGCTGCAAGGTGACCGTGGTTCCGGGCACCGCCACCGTCGAGGACGTGATGCGCCACAAGCCGGACGGCGTCTTCCTGTCCAACGGCCCCGGCGACCCCGCGGCCACCGGCGAATACGCCGTGCCGACGATCAAGGGCCTGCTGGACACCGGCCTGCCGATGTTCGGCATCTGCCTGGGCCACCAGATGCTGTCGCTGGCGCTGGGCGCCAAGACGAAGAAGATGCCGCTGGGCCACCGCGGCGCCAACCATCCGGTGAAGGATCTGGCCTCCGGCCGGGTGGAGATCACCAGCCAGAACCATGGCTTCGTGGTGATGGAGGAGACCCTGCCCGCCGACGCCGAGGTGACCCACGTCAGCCTGTTCGACGGCACCAACGAGGGCATCCGGCTGAAGAACAAGCCGGTCTTCTCGGTTCAGTACCACCCCGAGGCCTCGCCCGGCCCGCAGGACAGCCATTATCTGTTCGACCGCTTCGTGGCGCTGATGGACGGCAAGCAGCCGGCCTGA
- a CDS encoding response regulator has protein sequence MAGDDQPQASGLSLRTGLVLLVMAALLPMLGFAGWTVFRMAETQSAAIERSGRDLARTLAVAVDRELMAMETALQVLTTSPHLEKGDLAAFHRQATEVLQHKGSRREGVHIVLSNAQGQQLINTRRPFGEPLPRAAVTGLIRRTADSGQTQISEIFMGAVAQRPLVAVALPITRNGPSERVLTMSIPTEMFIEVLRQQGLPEGWIAALWDRQGVVITRTASHDTFTGTPISADVFRRTASTSFGSFDIVARDGTPLFNAFARSELSGWTVSVGVPQALIAEPLRRSVILVLCGGGVLLLLSLAMALAVGRRIADPVAALAGSALALGRDGPQAALTMTAPAPIREVNAVAGALNRAARRLRDSEARQRLVMEVVGLGVWRFDARSRRFHGSDRTAALLGVPVLDGASVESWIRNVAADHRNAIRAALFRDAPSKGELEAEFPVGSPDGQVRWLAMRGSCLTDPDGTTRAVGILEDVTERRRAHEMQLGELVDRHASDRRLFAAIIESSTDLIVAVDQECRYILFNGAYQREVEALYGHRPAIGQRLLEMMQHLPTAQVTAESLWSRALGGERFTIVEELGDPTLQRKRYELAFGTILDSSGRRIGAYHVARDVEERERTGQALREIEETLHQARKMEAIGQLTGGIAHDFNNLLQAIGTSLYLLRAAATGGEGGGGASHPQALDMAEKAVERGATLTQHLLAFSRRQRLEPKTVDVGALVTGMGGLLERTLGGTTRIVTETDPSLWPARVDPNQLEMAILNLAINARDAMTAGGTLTIRTGNCPDDMEGRPLDLAAGDCVSIAVADNGSGMSEETAARAFEPFFTTKGVGHGTGLGLSMVHGLAAQSGGTVVLTTRLGAGTTVTLYLPRAEPEEEAGPDAEAPPADQAPPRPATILLVEDEALVRMATATVLEQSGFRIMEASSGPDALDVFARDPEVDLVLTDYAMPGMTGLELVRELRARRPGLPVLMVTGYAEIQRASALDGLPILQKPYQANELVARIRAALPAAPPA, from the coding sequence GTGGCGGGCGATGACCAGCCCCAAGCCAGCGGCCTGTCGCTCCGCACCGGGCTGGTGCTGCTGGTCATGGCGGCGCTGCTGCCGATGCTGGGCTTCGCCGGCTGGACGGTCTTCCGCATGGCCGAGACGCAGAGCGCCGCGATCGAGCGATCCGGCCGGGATCTGGCGCGGACGCTGGCCGTCGCCGTGGACCGCGAACTCATGGCGATGGAAACGGCGCTTCAGGTTCTGACCACCTCCCCCCACCTGGAAAAGGGCGATCTCGCCGCCTTCCACCGGCAGGCGACCGAGGTGCTTCAGCACAAGGGCAGCCGGCGCGAGGGCGTCCACATCGTGCTGAGCAACGCCCAGGGCCAACAACTGATCAACACGCGCCGCCCGTTCGGCGAACCGCTTCCCCGCGCCGCGGTGACCGGCCTGATCCGGCGGACGGCGGACAGCGGCCAAACCCAGATCTCCGAAATCTTCATGGGCGCCGTCGCCCAGCGCCCCCTGGTCGCCGTCGCGCTGCCGATCACGCGGAACGGACCTTCGGAGCGTGTGCTGACCATGAGCATCCCGACCGAGATGTTCATCGAGGTGCTGCGCCAGCAGGGCCTCCCTGAAGGTTGGATCGCCGCGCTGTGGGACCGTCAGGGCGTCGTCATCACCCGCACCGCCTCGCACGACACCTTCACCGGCACGCCGATCTCGGCGGACGTGTTCCGCCGCACCGCCTCGACCAGTTTCGGCTCCTTCGACATCGTGGCGCGGGACGGCACGCCGCTGTTCAACGCCTTCGCCCGGTCGGAGCTGTCGGGCTGGACCGTCTCCGTCGGCGTCCCGCAGGCCCTGATCGCCGAGCCGTTGCGCCGGTCGGTCATTCTGGTGCTGTGCGGCGGCGGGGTGCTGCTGCTGCTCAGCCTGGCGATGGCGCTGGCGGTCGGGCGGCGCATCGCCGATCCGGTCGCGGCGCTCGCCGGCTCCGCCCTGGCGCTGGGGCGCGACGGCCCGCAAGCCGCGCTGACGATGACCGCCCCCGCGCCGATCCGCGAGGTCAACGCGGTGGCCGGCGCGCTGAACCGGGCGGCCCGCCGCCTGCGCGACAGCGAGGCGCGGCAGCGGCTGGTCATGGAGGTCGTCGGGCTCGGCGTCTGGCGCTTCGACGCGCGCAGCCGCCGCTTCCACGGGTCGGACCGCACCGCCGCCCTCCTGGGCGTGCCGGTGCTCGACGGCGCCTCGGTCGAATCCTGGATCCGCAACGTCGCGGCGGACCACCGCAACGCCATCCGCGCCGCCCTTTTCCGCGACGCCCCGTCGAAGGGCGAGCTGGAGGCGGAATTCCCCGTCGGGTCACCCGACGGGCAGGTCCGCTGGCTGGCCATGCGCGGGTCCTGCCTGACCGACCCGGACGGCACCACCCGCGCCGTCGGCATCCTGGAGGACGTGACCGAGCGGCGGCGCGCCCACGAGATGCAGCTGGGCGAGCTGGTGGACCGCCACGCCTCCGACCGCCGGCTGTTCGCTGCGATCATCGAGAGTTCCACCGACCTGATCGTCGCGGTGGACCAGGAGTGCCGCTACATCCTCTTCAACGGCGCCTACCAGCGGGAGGTCGAGGCGCTCTACGGCCACCGCCCGGCCATCGGCCAGCGTTTGCTGGAGATGATGCAGCATCTGCCCACCGCGCAGGTCACCGCGGAGTCCCTGTGGAGCCGTGCGCTCGGCGGGGAGCGCTTCACCATCGTTGAGGAGCTGGGCGACCCCACCCTGCAGCGCAAGCGCTACGAGCTGGCCTTCGGCACCATCCTGGATTCCAGCGGGCGACGCATCGGCGCCTATCACGTCGCCCGCGACGTCGAGGAGCGGGAGCGCACCGGGCAGGCCCTGCGCGAGATCGAGGAGACGCTGCACCAGGCCCGCAAGATGGAGGCCATCGGCCAGCTCACCGGCGGTATCGCCCACGACTTCAACAACCTGCTCCAGGCCATCGGCACGTCGCTCTACCTGCTGCGCGCCGCCGCCACCGGTGGTGAAGGCGGCGGCGGGGCCAGCCACCCCCAGGCCCTCGACATGGCGGAGAAGGCGGTGGAGCGCGGCGCCACCCTGACCCAGCATCTCCTGGCCTTCTCCCGCCGGCAGCGGCTTGAGCCGAAGACGGTCGATGTCGGCGCCCTGGTCACCGGCATGGGCGGGCTGCTGGAGCGCACGCTGGGCGGCACCACCCGCATCGTGACGGAGACGGACCCCAGCCTGTGGCCGGCGCGGGTCGACCCGAACCAGCTCGAAATGGCCATCCTCAACCTCGCCATCAACGCGCGGGACGCCATGACGGCGGGCGGCACCCTGACCATCCGCACCGGCAATTGCCCGGACGACATGGAGGGACGGCCGCTCGACCTCGCCGCCGGGGACTGCGTGTCCATCGCCGTCGCCGACAACGGCAGCGGGATGAGCGAGGAAACGGCGGCCCGCGCCTTCGAGCCCTTCTTCACGACGAAAGGCGTCGGGCACGGCACCGGCCTGGGCCTGTCGATGGTGCATGGGCTGGCCGCGCAGTCCGGGGGAACGGTGGTCCTGACGACCCGGCTGGGCGCCGGCACGACGGTGACGCTCTACCTGCCGCGGGCCGAGCCCGAGGAAGAGGCGGGTCCGGACGCCGAGGCGCCCCCGGCCGACCAGGCCCCGCCCCGCCCCGCCACCATCCTGCTGGTGGAGGACGAGGCGCTGGTCCGCATGGCGACCGCGACGGTTCTCGAGCAGTCCGGTTTCCGCATCATGGAGGCGTCCAGTGGCCCCGACGCGCTGGACGTCTTCGCCCGCGACCCGGAGGTGGACCTCGTGCTGACCGATTACGCGATGCCCGGCATGACGGGGCTGGAGCTGGTGCGGGAGCTGCGCGCCCGGCGCCCCGGCCTGCCGGTCCTGATGGTCACCGGCTATGCGGAGATCCAGCGGGCCTCGGCGCTGGACGGGCTGCCCATCCTGCAGAAGCCCTATCAGGCCAACGAGCTGGTCGCGCGCATCCGCGCCGCATTGCCCGCGGCGCCTCCTGCCTGA
- a CDS encoding restriction endonuclease has product MVPGPSLNEHHLIPRTYGGRDTVTMHRICHAKIHAVLSEAELRDHYNTIASLRAHPDIAAFLRWVSRKPPEFIDRHASGRGRRR; this is encoded by the coding sequence ATGGTGCCCGGCCCCAGCCTGAACGAGCACCACCTGATCCCGCGCACCTACGGCGGACGGGACACGGTGACCATGCACCGCATCTGCCACGCCAAGATCCACGCGGTGCTGAGCGAGGCGGAACTGCGCGACCATTACAACACCATCGCCAGCCTGCGCGCCCACCCGGACATCGCCGCCTTCCTGCGCTGGGTGTCCCGCAAGCCGCCGGAATTCATCGACCGCCACGCCTCCGGACGCGGACGCCGGCGGTGA
- the serA gene encoding phosphoglycerate dehydrogenase produces MTKLSLSKDKINILLLEGVHDNAINELAHGGYATVERLPHALDESELLERIGSVHMLGIRSRTHLTAKVLEAASRLFSVGCFCIGTNQVDLKAARRLGIPVFNAPYSNTRSVAELVIGEVIMLMRGIFSKSTLVHGGGWMKSAKDSYEIRGKTLGIVGYGHIGTQVSIMAESMGMKVRYYDVVNKLALGNAQPCHSLEELLAVSDVVTLHVPDTAQTRDMIGEAQIRAMKKGAHLINAARGKVVVIEALAAALKDKHLLGAAIDVFPKEPGGDKEVFESALRGLDNVILTPHIGGSTMEAQANIGTEVSQKLIEYSDNGSTMGAVNFPQVGLPVVHAGCTRFLHVHENRPGVLRKINEVFSGRNLNIAAQYLQTDPELGYVVVDVDGDVEENEVASDLRAIEGTLKARFLYPGKR; encoded by the coding sequence GTGACGAAGCTCTCGCTCTCCAAGGACAAGATCAACATCCTGCTGCTCGAAGGCGTTCACGACAACGCCATCAACGAGTTGGCGCATGGCGGCTACGCCACCGTGGAGCGTCTGCCGCACGCGCTGGACGAATCGGAGCTGCTGGAGCGCATCGGGTCCGTCCATATGCTGGGCATCCGCTCGCGCACCCATCTGACCGCCAAGGTGCTGGAGGCCGCGAGCCGCCTGTTCAGCGTCGGCTGCTTCTGCATCGGCACGAATCAGGTCGATCTGAAGGCCGCGCGCCGACTCGGCATCCCGGTGTTCAACGCGCCCTATTCGAACACCCGGTCGGTGGCAGAGCTGGTGATCGGCGAGGTCATCATGCTGATGCGCGGCATCTTCTCGAAGTCGACCCTCGTTCATGGCGGCGGCTGGATGAAGTCGGCCAAGGATTCTTACGAGATCCGCGGCAAGACGCTGGGCATCGTCGGCTACGGCCACATCGGCACCCAGGTGTCGATCATGGCCGAATCGATGGGCATGAAGGTCCGCTACTACGACGTCGTGAACAAGCTGGCGCTCGGCAACGCCCAGCCCTGCCACTCGCTGGAGGAACTGCTGGCGGTCTCCGACGTGGTGACGCTGCACGTCCCCGACACCGCGCAGACCCGTGACATGATCGGCGAGGCGCAGATCCGCGCCATGAAGAAGGGCGCCCACCTGATCAACGCCGCCCGCGGCAAGGTCGTGGTGATCGAGGCGCTGGCCGCCGCCCTGAAGGACAAGCATCTGCTGGGTGCGGCCATCGACGTGTTCCCCAAGGAGCCGGGCGGCGACAAGGAGGTGTTCGAGAGCGCGCTGCGCGGGCTCGACAACGTCATCCTGACCCCGCACATCGGCGGCTCGACGATGGAGGCGCAGGCCAACATCGGCACCGAGGTGTCGCAGAAGCTGATCGAGTATTCGGACAACGGCTCGACCATGGGCGCCGTGAACTTCCCGCAGGTCGGCCTGCCGGTCGTCCATGCCGGCTGCACCCGCTTCCTGCACGTCCACGAGAACCGTCCGGGCGTGCTGCGCAAGATCAACGAGGTCTTCTCGGGCCGCAACCTGAACATCGCCGCGCAGTATCTCCAGACCGATCCGGAGCTGGGCTACGTCGTGGTGGATGTCGACGGCGACGTGGAGGAGAACGAGGTGGCGAGCGACCTGCGCGCCATCGAGGGCACGCTGAAGGCCCGCTTCCTCTATCCGGGCAAGCGCTGA
- the arsC gene encoding arsenate reductase (glutaredoxin) (This arsenate reductase requires both glutathione and glutaredoxin to convert arsenate to arsenite, after which the efflux transporter formed by ArsA and ArsB can extrude the arsenite from the cell, providing resistance.) gives MSDVTIYHNPRCTKSRQTLELLRSRGVEPTIVEYLKTPPGPAELKAILAKLGKGPRDILRAKEAAEAGIAKDLDDDALIDALSANPAAIERPIVVTGDKARVGRPPESVLEIL, from the coding sequence ATGAGCGACGTCACCATCTACCACAACCCGCGCTGCACCAAGTCGCGCCAGACGCTGGAGCTTCTGAGGTCCAGGGGCGTCGAGCCCACCATCGTGGAGTATCTGAAGACCCCGCCCGGCCCGGCCGAGCTGAAGGCCATCCTGGCCAAGCTGGGCAAGGGCCCGCGCGACATCCTGCGCGCCAAGGAGGCGGCGGAGGCCGGGATCGCCAAGGATCTCGACGACGACGCCCTGATCGACGCATTGTCCGCCAACCCCGCCGCCATCGAGCGGCCCATCGTCGTCACGGGCGACAAGGCCCGCGTGGGCCGTCCGCCGGAAAGCGTTCTGGAGATCCTGTAA
- the prmB gene encoding 50S ribosomal protein L3 N(5)-glutamine methyltransferase — MTKPSLDLTPADAATELRTVRDLIRYGVSRFNEADLDYGHGTTNAHDEAVFMVLEGLSLPIDQLDPYVDARLTLAERRKVADLLHARVETRKPASYLLNKAYIQGIPFYVDERVIVPRSYIGEILFSDLIGGDDFTLVEDPTEVERVLDLCTGSGCLAILAAQIFPEAQVDAVDLSADALEVAKRNVADSGFEDRITLHHGDLFAPLKNRKYDVIITNPPYVDAEAMAALPPEFRHEPQMALASGEDGLDIVRRILKEAPKHLTPEGGLLCEFGTGREILEAEYPDLDFFWVETANSFGEVFWLTRDQLKPGK, encoded by the coding sequence GTGACCAAGCCCTCCCTGGACCTCACCCCCGCCGACGCGGCGACCGAGCTGCGCACCGTCCGCGACCTGATCCGCTACGGCGTCAGCCGCTTCAACGAGGCCGACCTGGATTACGGCCACGGCACCACCAACGCCCATGACGAGGCGGTGTTCATGGTGCTGGAAGGGCTGAGCCTGCCCATCGACCAGCTCGACCCCTATGTGGACGCCCGGCTGACCCTGGCGGAGCGCCGCAAGGTCGCCGACCTGCTGCACGCCCGCGTGGAGACGCGCAAGCCGGCCTCCTACCTGCTGAACAAGGCCTACATCCAGGGCATCCCCTTCTATGTGGACGAGCGGGTGATCGTCCCGCGCTCCTACATCGGAGAAATCCTGTTCTCCGACCTGATCGGCGGCGACGACTTCACGCTGGTGGAGGACCCGACGGAGGTCGAGCGGGTTCTCGACCTGTGCACCGGCTCGGGCTGCCTCGCCATCCTGGCCGCGCAGATTTTCCCGGAGGCCCAGGTGGACGCGGTGGACCTGTCCGCCGACGCGCTGGAGGTGGCCAAGCGCAACGTCGCCGACAGCGGGTTCGAGGACCGCATCACCCTGCACCACGGCGACCTGTTCGCACCGCTGAAGAACCGCAAGTACGACGTCATCATCACCAACCCGCCCTATGTGGACGCCGAGGCGATGGCCGCCCTGCCGCCGGAGTTCCGCCACGAGCCGCAGATGGCCCTGGCGTCGGGCGAGGACGGGCTGGACATCGTGCGCCGCATCCTCAAGGAGGCGCCCAAGCACCTGACGCCGGAAGGCGGCCTGCTCTGCGAGTTCGGCACGGGCCGCGAGATCCTGGAGGCCGAATATCCGGACCTCGACTTCTTCTGGGTCGAGACCGCCAACAGCTTCGGCGAGGTCTTCTGGCTGACCCGCGACCAGCTGAAGCCGGGCAAGTAA
- a CDS encoding GNAT family N-acetyltransferase — translation MNDNGIHIRPAEPDDAPDLARLIDMAGGGIYEFLLDGLVPGQTAAEMLVPGLVGTSGSFSHRHSGVAEVAGRIVGVAHAYPVDWIKTQDYSGLPPDRLAHMEDFNRVHDWGSYFLSALAIDPAWRRRGIASQLLAWVYERARRGRFDRVTLHVWADNADARQLYAKEGFAEIGRADIPWHERLPHQGGSVLLRRPV, via the coding sequence ATGAACGACAACGGCATCCACATCCGCCCGGCCGAGCCGGACGACGCGCCGGATTTGGCGCGGCTCATCGACATGGCCGGCGGCGGCATCTACGAGTTCCTGCTCGACGGGCTGGTGCCCGGCCAGACGGCGGCGGAGATGCTGGTGCCGGGGCTCGTGGGCACGTCGGGCTCCTTTTCCCACCGCCATTCGGGCGTGGCGGAGGTGGCGGGGCGCATCGTCGGAGTCGCCCACGCCTACCCCGTGGATTGGATCAAGACCCAGGATTACAGCGGGCTGCCCCCCGACCGGCTGGCCCACATGGAAGATTTCAACCGAGTGCACGACTGGGGCAGCTACTTCCTGTCGGCGCTGGCCATCGATCCGGCGTGGCGCCGCCGCGGCATCGCCTCCCAGCTTCTCGCCTGGGTCTATGAACGGGCGCGCCGCGGCCGGTTCGACCGGGTGACTCTGCATGTCTGGGCCGACAACGCCGACGCCCGCCAACTCTATGCCAAAGAGGGCTTCGCCGAGATCGGTCGCGCCGACATCCCCTGGCACGAGCGGTTGCCGCACCAGGGGGGAAGCGTGCTGCTCCGGCGCCCGGTCTGA